A genomic region of Etheostoma spectabile isolate EspeVRDwgs_2016 unplaced genomic scaffold, UIUC_Espe_1.0 scaffold00006555, whole genome shotgun sequence contains the following coding sequences:
- the amph gene encoding amphiphysin isoform X1 codes for MAEIKTGIFAKNVQKRLNRAQEKVLQKLGKADETKDEQFEQVVVNFRRQESEGARLQREMKAYMAAIKGMQQASINLTQSLHEVYEPDWHGKDDVMVIGKDCDAMWEDFHNKLVDSTLLNLDEYLLQFPDLKTRVAKRSRKLIDYDSARHHMETLQVAGMKNDRKVMKAEEELKKAQKVFDELNVGLQDELPTLWDSRVGFYISTYKSITKLEAKFHREISLVCRQLYEVMTKLAEQHSDKMFTIQGAPSDSGPLRLARTPSPPDSESPPDSPDASSNHMLRPVSPGPPRPKSPIQLKKGPPVPPPPKATPTKEVAEEQIIDLFGGEFLPAPSPSQPNERPGQSLLDMDFDAFQPDESVSPIPQTAVPWDMWSANSQTAEPAADTGFVADWSADFGSLAANGDAAVVAEAPAVGPEGAEGGAQDWAQDGVQDGEQADGWQPAADTATPLQDREAATTSEDEVRGWYSETNSNIHPSAFRGNEDETGQANSEGDAAWQDDRRKSTPGLIFTNEYGEVIEHSTEDRADNWSRSPDGSGSEYETAEEWADGGQVGGWASADDELSYDDHSPGNVSDGLGCYDCGAADQSQSVEEVSSVGKESDRNCSAEEERPGKPTDLTSVYTDRSESRRESAFDSDPFADKQEGAFDSDPLTDTHVGGVFDKDPFAETQGGAFDKDPFAETQFGDKGGGFAFDPFAETSGEGAVGSGWVSDPFANSFPAASGTEGQASNTTSCQEVSHSSDFDSPFPQQNSASAAVSGTAEGIKDLNVTRIHKEPENSDMSEDEAANRRFGKLYPELDTEKEEVANAFNGFSQDVTATSFFADFDKMNEVNPESTEATETSETEAAEVQDKPAAPSAGEMIDEPTVPLAAEKLEEHTAPPAGEKVEEHATPPAGAMVDEPAAPPVGEKIDEPAAPPAGDKIDEPAAPPAGDKIDEPAAPPAGDKIDEPAAPPAGDKIDEPAAPPAGEKVEDHAAPPAGDKLDEPAAPPAGEKVEDHAAPPAGEKVEDHATPSVGEEDSAESSCSLKEKPDVMVGSSDSEKAERSETCPVDEDKTTPDEAALSEKMPIPSVVIEPASSNEGDDDRDADIISPTAISDNGVTAGNPVIKHMSPSGGVMGLPDDFLYKVETMHDFEAANSDELELKRSDVVLVVPTASVEDQEAGWLTGFKESEWLTLGTGAHKGLFPENFTQRLE; via the exons ATGGCGGAAATAAAAACGGGAATTTTCGCTAAAAACGTCCAGAAAAGACTGAACCGCGCGCAGGAGAAG GTGCTGCAGAAACTGGGAAAAGCAGACGAGACCAAAGATGAACAGTTTGAACAAGTGGTCGTCAACTTCAGGAGGCAGGAG TCTGAAGGCGCTCGGCTGCAGAGGGAGATGAAAGCCTACATGGCTGCCATCAAAG GGATGCAGCAGGCCTCTATCAACCTGACTCAGTCTCTGCACGAAGTCTACGAACCTGACTGGCACGGGAAAGATGATGTCATGGTCATTGGGAAG GACTGTGATGCAATGTGGGAGGACTTCCATAACAAACTGGTGGACTCAACGCTGCTAAACCTGGACGAGTACCTGCTCCAGTTTCCAGACCTCAAA ACTCGTGTGGCCAAAAGAAGTCGGAAACTCATTGACTACGACAGCGCTCGCCATCACATGGAAACTCTGCAGGTGGCAGGGATGAAGAATGACCGAAAGGTGATGAAG GCAGAAGAAGAGTTGAAAAAGGCTCAGAAAGTGTTTGATGAATTGAACGTCGGCCTGCAGGATGAACTGCCAACTCTGTGGGACAG CCGGGTCGGCTTCTACATCAGCACCTATAAGAGCATAACCAAACTGGAGGCCAAGTTTCACCGCGAGATCTCTCTG GTCTGCAGACAGCTCTATGAAGTGATGACCAAACTGGCTGAGCAGCACTCGGACAAAATGTTCACCATCCAAGGAGCTCCGAG TGATTCCGGGCCGCTGCGACTCGCCCGAACCCCCTCACCTCCAGATTCTGAGAGTCCACCTGACAGTCCCGACGCCAGCTCCAACCACATGCTCCGCCCTGTCTCACCTGGACCGCCACGCCCCAAATCCCCGATACAG cTTAAAAAGGGGCCACCGGTGCCCCCCCCACCAAAGGCCACACCTACCAAGGAGGTGGCAGAGGAGCAGATCATCGACCTATTTGGAGGAGAATTTCTACCAGCACCTTCACCATCGCAG CCCAATGAACGGCCGGGACAGTCTCTTCTCGACATGGACTTTGATGCTTTTCAGCCAGATGAAAGTGTTTCGCCGATACCACAG ACAGCTGTGCCTTGGGATATGTGGTCG gcAAACTCCCAAACAGCTGAGCCT GCTGCAGACACTGGCTTCGTCGCCGACTGGTCTGCTGACTTTGGTTCATTGGCAGCAAATGGAGATGCTGCAGTAGTAGCCGAGGCCCCTGCTGTAGGGCCGGAGGGGGCTGAGGGCGGGGCTCAGGATTGGGCACAGGATGGAGTGCAGGATGGGGAGCAGGCAGATGGCTGGCAGCCAGCTGCTGATACAGCTACACCTCTTCAGGACAGGGAGGCAGCCACAACATCTGAAGATGAGGTTAGAGGCTGGTACTCTGAAACTAACTCCAACATTCATCCCTCTGCATTCAGAGGCAATGAAGATGAGACAGGTCAGGCAAATTCAGAGGGAGATGCAGCATGGCAGGATGACCGCAGGAAGTCCACTCCAGGACTTATATTTACCAACGAGTATGGTGAAGTGATTGAGCACAGCACAGAGGACAGAGCAGACAACTGGTCCAGGTCTCCAGATGGGTCGGGATCTGAGTATGAGACCGCTGAGGAGTGGGCTGATGGGGGTCAGGTGGGAGGCTGGGCGAGTGCCGATGATGAGCTTTCATATGACGACCATTCCCCAGGGAACGTCTCAGATGGGTTAGGATGTTATGATTGTGGAGCAGCAGATCAGTCTCAAAGTGTAGAAGAAGTTTCATCAGTAGGCAAAGAATCAGACAGAAACTGTTCAGCTGAAGAAGAACGGCCAGGTAAACCAACTGATCTTACATCAGTATACACAGATCGTTCTGAAAGTCGGAGGGAAAGTGCGTTTGACTCAGATCCTTTTGCAGATAAACAGGAAGGTGCGTTTGATTCAGATCCCTTAACTGATACACATGTAGGAGGTGTGTTTGATAAAGATCCTTTTGCCGAAACACAG GGAGGTGCGTTTGATAAAGATCCTTTTGCTGAAACACAG TTTGGAGACAAGGGGGGTGGTTTTGCGTTTGATCCCTTTGCGGAGACTTCAGGAGAAGGTGCAGTTGGGAGTGGGTGGGTTTCAGACCCTTTTGCCAACAGTTTCCCAGCAGCCTCAGGGACTGAGGGCCAAGCCTCCAACACAACGTCTTGTCAGGAAGTTAGTCACAGCAGTGACTTCGACTCTCCTTTCCCCCAACAAAACTCTGCATCTGCAGCTGTTTCTGGAACAGCAGAAGGAATTAAAGATTTAAACGTTACCAGAATTCACAAAGAACCAGAAAATTCAGACATGTCCGAAGACGAGGCTGCGAACCGGAGATTTGGAAAGTTGTACCCAGAGCTAGATACAGAAAAGGAAGAG GTGGCCAATGCGTTTAATGGattttctcag GATGTCACAGCCACATCATTTTTTGCGGATTTTGATAAGATG AATGAAGTTAACCCTGAATCAACTGAGGCTACAGAAACCTCAGAGACAGAAGCTGCTGAAGTACAAGACAAGCCTGCAGCTCCCTCTGCTGGAGAAATGATAGATGAACCTACAGTTCCCCTTGCTGCAGAAAAGCTAGAGGAACATAcagctccccctgctggagaaaAGGTAGAGGAACATGCAACTCCCCCTGCGGGAGCAATGGTAGACGAACCTGCAGCTCCCCCTGTTGGAGAAAAGATAGACGAACCTGcagctccccctgctggagacaaGATAGACGAACCTGcagctccccctgctggagacaaGATAGACGAACCTGcagctccccctgctggagacaaGATAGACGAACCTGcagctccccctgctggagacaaGATAGACGAACCTGcagctccccctgctggagaaaAGGTGGAGGACCATGcagctccccctgctggagacaaGTTAGACGAACCTGcagctccccctgctggagaaaAGGTGGAGGACCATGcagctccccctgctggagaaaAGGTGGAGGACCATGCCACTCCCTCAGTTGGTGAAGAAGATTCAGCAGAAAGTTCTTGCAGCCTTAAGGAGAAGCCTGAT GTAATGGTTGGGTCTTCAGACTCTGAGAAGGCAGAACGTAGTGAG ACTTGTCCCGTTGACGAAGACAAAACAACTCCAGATGAAGCAGCTCTATCG gaaaAGATGCCGATCCCCTCTGTGGTCATTGAGCCTGCTTCCAGTAATGAAGGTGATGATGACCGTGATGCTGACATCATCTCTCCCACTGCCATTAGTGACAATGGTGTGACGGCTGGAAACCCGGTTATCAAACACATGAGTCCGTCTGGGGGGGTGATGGGACTCCCTGATGACTTTCTCTACAAG GTGGAGACAATGCATGACTTTGAGGCTGCCAATTCAGATGAGCTGGAACTAAAGAGAAGCGATGTGGTGTTGGTGGTTCCTACTGCGTCAGTAGAGGATCAG GAGGCCGGCTGGCTCACAGGGTTCAAAGAAAGTGAATGGCTGACACTCGGCACTGGTGCTCACAAAGGACTTTTCCCAGAAAACTTCACTCAGCGTCTTGAGTAA
- the amph gene encoding amphiphysin isoform X2, protein MAEIKTGIFAKNVQKRLNRAQEKVLQKLGKADETKDEQFEQVVVNFRRQESEGARLQREMKAYMAAIKGMQQASINLTQSLHEVYEPDWHGKDDVMVIGKDCDAMWEDFHNKLVDSTLLNLDEYLLQFPDLKTRVAKRSRKLIDYDSARHHMETLQVAGMKNDRKVMKAEEELKKAQKVFDELNVGLQDELPTLWDSRVGFYISTYKSITKLEAKFHREISLVCRQLYEVMTKLAEQHSDKMFTIQGAPSDSGPLRLARTPSPPDSESPPDSPDASSNHMLRPVSPGPPRPKSPIQLKKGPPVPPPPKATPTKEVAEEQIIDLFGGEFLPAPSPSQPNERPGQSLLDMDFDAFQPDESVSPIPQTAVPWDMWSANSQTAEPAADTGFVADWSADFGSLAANGDAAVVAEAPAVGPEGAEGGAQDWAQDGVQDGEQADGWQPAADTATPLQDREAATTSEDEVANAFNGFSQDVTATSFFADFDKMNEVNPESTEATETSETEAAEVQDKPAAPSAGEMIDEPTVPLAAEKLEEHTAPPAGEKVEEHATPPAGAMVDEPAAPPVGEKIDEPAAPPAGDKIDEPAAPPAGDKIDEPAAPPAGDKIDEPAAPPAGDKIDEPAAPPAGEKVEDHAAPPAGDKLDEPAAPPAGEKVEDHAAPPAGEKVEDHATPSVGEEDSAESSCSLKEKPDVMVGSSDSEKAERSETCPVDEDKTTPDEAALSEKMPIPSVVIEPASSNEGDDDRDADIISPTAISDNGVTAGNPVIKHMSPSGGVMGLPDDFLYKVETMHDFEAANSDELELKRSDVVLVVPTASVEDQEAGWLTGFKESEWLTLGTGAHKGLFPENFTQRLE, encoded by the exons ATGGCGGAAATAAAAACGGGAATTTTCGCTAAAAACGTCCAGAAAAGACTGAACCGCGCGCAGGAGAAG GTGCTGCAGAAACTGGGAAAAGCAGACGAGACCAAAGATGAACAGTTTGAACAAGTGGTCGTCAACTTCAGGAGGCAGGAG TCTGAAGGCGCTCGGCTGCAGAGGGAGATGAAAGCCTACATGGCTGCCATCAAAG GGATGCAGCAGGCCTCTATCAACCTGACTCAGTCTCTGCACGAAGTCTACGAACCTGACTGGCACGGGAAAGATGATGTCATGGTCATTGGGAAG GACTGTGATGCAATGTGGGAGGACTTCCATAACAAACTGGTGGACTCAACGCTGCTAAACCTGGACGAGTACCTGCTCCAGTTTCCAGACCTCAAA ACTCGTGTGGCCAAAAGAAGTCGGAAACTCATTGACTACGACAGCGCTCGCCATCACATGGAAACTCTGCAGGTGGCAGGGATGAAGAATGACCGAAAGGTGATGAAG GCAGAAGAAGAGTTGAAAAAGGCTCAGAAAGTGTTTGATGAATTGAACGTCGGCCTGCAGGATGAACTGCCAACTCTGTGGGACAG CCGGGTCGGCTTCTACATCAGCACCTATAAGAGCATAACCAAACTGGAGGCCAAGTTTCACCGCGAGATCTCTCTG GTCTGCAGACAGCTCTATGAAGTGATGACCAAACTGGCTGAGCAGCACTCGGACAAAATGTTCACCATCCAAGGAGCTCCGAG TGATTCCGGGCCGCTGCGACTCGCCCGAACCCCCTCACCTCCAGATTCTGAGAGTCCACCTGACAGTCCCGACGCCAGCTCCAACCACATGCTCCGCCCTGTCTCACCTGGACCGCCACGCCCCAAATCCCCGATACAG cTTAAAAAGGGGCCACCGGTGCCCCCCCCACCAAAGGCCACACCTACCAAGGAGGTGGCAGAGGAGCAGATCATCGACCTATTTGGAGGAGAATTTCTACCAGCACCTTCACCATCGCAG CCCAATGAACGGCCGGGACAGTCTCTTCTCGACATGGACTTTGATGCTTTTCAGCCAGATGAAAGTGTTTCGCCGATACCACAG ACAGCTGTGCCTTGGGATATGTGGTCG gcAAACTCCCAAACAGCTGAGCCT GCTGCAGACACTGGCTTCGTCGCCGACTGGTCTGCTGACTTTGGTTCATTGGCAGCAAATGGAGATGCTGCAGTAGTAGCCGAGGCCCCTGCTGTAGGGCCGGAGGGGGCTGAGGGCGGGGCTCAGGATTGGGCACAGGATGGAGTGCAGGATGGGGAGCAGGCAGATGGCTGGCAGCCAGCTGCTGATACAGCTACACCTCTTCAGGACAGGGAGGCAGCCACAACATCTGAAGATGAG GTGGCCAATGCGTTTAATGGattttctcag GATGTCACAGCCACATCATTTTTTGCGGATTTTGATAAGATG AATGAAGTTAACCCTGAATCAACTGAGGCTACAGAAACCTCAGAGACAGAAGCTGCTGAAGTACAAGACAAGCCTGCAGCTCCCTCTGCTGGAGAAATGATAGATGAACCTACAGTTCCCCTTGCTGCAGAAAAGCTAGAGGAACATAcagctccccctgctggagaaaAGGTAGAGGAACATGCAACTCCCCCTGCGGGAGCAATGGTAGACGAACCTGCAGCTCCCCCTGTTGGAGAAAAGATAGACGAACCTGcagctccccctgctggagacaaGATAGACGAACCTGcagctccccctgctggagacaaGATAGACGAACCTGcagctccccctgctggagacaaGATAGACGAACCTGcagctccccctgctggagacaaGATAGACGAACCTGcagctccccctgctggagaaaAGGTGGAGGACCATGcagctccccctgctggagacaaGTTAGACGAACCTGcagctccccctgctggagaaaAGGTGGAGGACCATGcagctccccctgctggagaaaAGGTGGAGGACCATGCCACTCCCTCAGTTGGTGAAGAAGATTCAGCAGAAAGTTCTTGCAGCCTTAAGGAGAAGCCTGAT GTAATGGTTGGGTCTTCAGACTCTGAGAAGGCAGAACGTAGTGAG ACTTGTCCCGTTGACGAAGACAAAACAACTCCAGATGAAGCAGCTCTATCG gaaaAGATGCCGATCCCCTCTGTGGTCATTGAGCCTGCTTCCAGTAATGAAGGTGATGATGACCGTGATGCTGACATCATCTCTCCCACTGCCATTAGTGACAATGGTGTGACGGCTGGAAACCCGGTTATCAAACACATGAGTCCGTCTGGGGGGGTGATGGGACTCCCTGATGACTTTCTCTACAAG GTGGAGACAATGCATGACTTTGAGGCTGCCAATTCAGATGAGCTGGAACTAAAGAGAAGCGATGTGGTGTTGGTGGTTCCTACTGCGTCAGTAGAGGATCAG GAGGCCGGCTGGCTCACAGGGTTCAAAGAAAGTGAATGGCTGACACTCGGCACTGGTGCTCACAAAGGACTTTTCCCAGAAAACTTCACTCAGCGTCTTGAGTAA